The genomic region GTCAGGAACCTGGCAGCGAACAGGAAATTCAGGATTTCTGTAGCCTCAACTATGGCGTGACGTTTCCGTTGTCGAGCAAGCTCGAAGTCAACGGTCATGATCGTCATCAGCTCTACCGTCTGCTGGCGGGCGAGGGCGCGGAGTTTCCCGGTGACATCACCTGGAATTTCGAGAAGTTCCTGCTCGGCAAGGACGGCCGTGTGCTGGCCCGGTTCTCACCGCGCACGGCGCCGGATGACCCGACCATTGTGCATGCGATTGAAAAAGCGCTGAGCTGAAACAGCAAGATCAAAAGATCGCAGCCTTCGGCAGCTCCTACAGGTGACCTCAAAACCCCATGTAGGAGCTGCCGAAGGCTGCGATCTTTTGCTTTGCGTCTTTTAATCCTTAATCACCCAAATCAATAGTGCTGTTCAAAGGGTACGCGCCTCCATATTATCGCCGTCATAAAGCCTTCTCTGTGGAGCCCTTCGATGCCCGTTCAAGCCTTGTTCAAACCGTTCCACCTCGGTGCCCTCGAACTGCCGACCCGCGTGGTCATGGCACCGATGACTCGCTCGTTCTCCCCGGGCGGCGTACCGAATTCGAAAGTCATCGAGTACTACCGTCGTCGCGCAGCAGCCGGCGTTGGCCTGATCATCACCGAAGGCACCACCGTCGGCCACATTGCCTCCAACGGCTACCCGAACGTGCCGCAGTTCTTTGGTGACGCGCCATTGGCCGGCTGGAAGAAGGTCGTTGATGCGGTTCACGCCGAAGGCGGCAAGATCGTTCCGCAACTGTGGCATGTGGGTAGCGTGCGACGCATCGGCACCGAGCCGGACGCCAGCGTGCCGGCTTACGGCCCGTCGGAAAAACTCAAGGACGGTCAGGTCGTGGTGCACGGCATGACCAAGCAAGACATCCAGGACGTGATCGCAGCCTTCGCCCAGGCGGCCAAAGACGCACAAAGCATCGGCATGGACGGCGTGGAAATCCACGGCGCGCACGGTTACCTGATCGACCAGTTCTTCTGGGAAGGCAGCAACCAGCGCACCGACGAATACGGCGGCAGCCTGGCCAACCGTTCGCGTTTCGCCATCGAACTGATTCAAGCCGTACGTGCGGCCGTAGGCGAAGGCTTCCCGATCATCTTCCGTTTCTCGCAATGGAAGCAGCAGGATTACACCGCGCGTCTGGTGCAAACCCCAGAAGCACTGGGCGAATTCCTCAAGCCATTGTCCGACGCTGGCGTGGATATTTTCCATTGCTCGACGCGGCGTTTCTGGGAGCCGGAGTTCGATGGTTCCGAGCTGAACCTGGCAGGCTGGACCCGCAAGCTCACCGGCAAGCCGACCATCACCGTCGGTAGCGTCGGTCTCGATGGTGAGTTTCTGCAATTCATGGTCAACACCGACAAGGTCGCGCAACCGGCCAGTCTGGAAAACCTGCTGGAGCGTTTGAACAAAGAGGAATTCGATCTGGTCGCGGTGGGGCGTGCGCTGCTGGTCGATCCGGACTGGGCGCAGAAAGTCCGCGAAGGGCGTGAACAGGATATTCTGCCGTTCAGCCGTGAGGCGTTGATGACGCTGGTTTAAGCAGCGCTTTCACTGGCCCCTTCGCGAGCAGGCTCGCTCCCACAGGTTTCTCTGCTGTTCACAAAATGTGTGTTCACTGAAGATCCCCTGTGGGAGCGAGCCTGCTCGCGAAAGCGGTTCTAAGGTCAGCAAAGATTCAAGGCAATGTCTGCGCATTCGGGACAACCTGCTCCCCCACACAAGCCCCGCGCAAATGCTTTTCAAACTGCTCGATAACCGCCGGCCAGCCTTGGCGACTCGCATGCTGCCGCGCATTCAGGCGCACACAGCGCAGCCGCTCATCCTCTTCCAGTAACCATGCAGCGGCGTCGCAAAACGCCTGCTCATCTCCCGGCATCGCCAGCACGCCGTTGTAGCCATGGCGAATATGCTGCGCCGCCGCAGCCTGATCGTAAGCCACCACACCGAGGCCCGACGCCAAAGCTTCGAGCACGACATTGCCGAAGGTTTCGGTCAGGCTCGGAAACAGAAATACATCGCCTGATGCGTAGTGCGCCGCCAACGCCTCACCGCGCTGTGCGCCGCAGAAGATTGCCTCGGGCAATTCCTTTTCCAGCGCGAGCCGCTGCGGCCCGTCACCGACCACGATCAGTTTCAGATTACGCTGTGGATAAGTCTCGCGCAGGGTTGCAAAGCTGCGCTTGAGCAGGCCCAGGTTTTTCTCCGGAGCCAAACGTCCTACGTGAATCACGGCGACGTCGCGCTCGCTCAGTCCCCATTGCTCACGCAATGCATTCAGCCGTTTGCTTGGATGAAACAACTGACTGTCCACACCTCGCGATAGCAGTGCCAAGCGCTCGAAATGCCGCCGTTCCAGCTCCAGCCGCTGGCTGACGCTCGGCACCAACGTCAGCGCCGAGCGATTGTGAAACCAGCGCAGATAGTGCGTGAGCATCCGCGTCAGCAGACCGAGCCCATATTGACTGGTGTATTGCTGAAAGTTGGTGTGGAACCCGCTGACCACCGAAATGCCCAGACGCCGCGCCGCACGCAGGGCCGATAACCCGAGCGGTCCTTCCGTGGCGATATACAGCACATCCGGGCGCTGACGTTTCCAGCGCCGCAGCAGTTTGTGCATCGACGACTGACCCCATTGCAGCCCGGGATATCCCGGCAGCGGCCAGCCACGGCACAACAGAAGCGCATCATCTTCGCTGCGCTGCGGATCACCCGCCTGACGCGGTCGCACCAGTTCCACTTGGTGACCACGCGCGCGCAGTCCATCGCACAAGCGGCCAAGGGTATTGGCCACGCCGTTGATTTCCGGTGGGAAGGTTTCGCTGATCAGAGTGATGTTTAGAGCTGTCGTCATGGCCTCAGTGTCGGCTGAGGCCATGTCGTGCTTGTTACGTTCGGATGATGGATTTGTGACGTCGCGTTAGCGCTGAGTCACCAGATTCTCTGCGCCGCGCTCACGCACCCAGAACAACGTCGCCCCGGCCACCGCCGCCGGCATCATCAGGATGTTGACCACCGGAATCAGCAGCACCAGATAGACGATCCCGCCAAAACTCATGCTCTGCCAGCGCTTCTGGCGCAGCCAGGCGAGCATTTCGTTCCAGCCGAGTTTGTGGTTGTCCGCCGGGTAGTCGATGTACTGGATCGCCATCATCCACACGCCGAACAGCAGCCACAGCGGCGCGGCAATGATGTTCACCACCGGGATGAACGACAGGATGAACAGACCGATTGCGCGGGGCAGAAAGTAGCCGAGCTTGCGCATTTCCCGGGCGAGGGTGCGCGGGACCATCGCAATCAGTTCACCCCAGCTGAACGCCGGGAAATCATCGGTGCCACGCACCACCACTTCGACTTTTTCCGCAAGGAAGCCGTTGAACGGTGCGGCGATCACGTTGGCGAGCATGGTGAAGGTGAAAAACACCATCAACGCCACCAGCACCACGAACAAGGGCCAGAGGATGTAGCTGAGGAAACTCAGCCATTCGGGCAGCGACGGCATCAGCGTATCGACCCACAGGCTGAACTGGTGGCCGGCCAGATAGATCAATCCGACGAACAGCACCAGGTTGATCGCCAGCGGCAACAACACGAACAGGCGCAAGCCAGGGCTGAGAACCAGTTTCAGGCCTTCGCGCAGGTATTGCGGGCCAGACAGAACAGGGGCGGGCATAAGGTGCTCCGAGCAAGGGAAAACGCGCCGACCTTACCGACTTTGCAACGACGGCGAAAGCGCGGTAGAGCTATCGACATTCACTGTAACAAAGACGTCCATCTCGTCAGTGTGTCGGCATAGAGACCACCTATGAGCTGGATTGTTAAACCGTATTTCCTTAATCTTGCCCCCCTCGATACGCTGCACCCAACTTTTTACAGGACTGTCGAGCTCAAGCCTTCCCCAAGGTTTTCCACGGTCCTTTTTTATTCCCGCCGGCAGTCCGGCGATCCGGGCCTGTGTTTCAGCCCGGTCAACAGGAGCAGGTCATGTCTGAAGTCCGTCATTCGCGAGTGATTATTCTCGGTTCCGGCCCTGCCGGTTACAGCGCAGCGGTATACGCGGCCCGTGCCAACCTCAAGCCACTGCTGATCACCGGCATGCAGGCTGGCGGTCAACTGACCACCACCACTGAAGTCGACAACTGGCCGGGCGACGTCCACGGCCTGACTGGCCCGGTGCTGATGGAGCGCATGCGTGAACACGCCGAGCGTTTTGAAACCGAGATCGTCTTCGACCACATCAACGCTGTGGACTTCGCTTCCAAGCCGTACTCCTTGACCGGCGATAGCGCGACCTACACCTGCGACGCCCTGATCATCGCTACTGGCGCCAGCGCTCGTTACCTGGGCCTGCCGTCGGAAGAAGCGTTCATGGGTAAAGGTGTTTCCGCCTGCGCAACCTGCGACGGTTTCTTCTACCGCAACAAGCCGGTAGCTGTGGTCGGTGGTGGCAACACTGCGGTTGAAGAGGCACTGTACCTGGCCAACATCGCCAGCACTGTGACCCTGATCCACCGTCGCGAAACCTTCCGCGCCGAAAAGATCCTGATCGACAAGCTCAACGCTCGCGTCGCTGAAGGCAAGATCATCCTCAAGTTGAACGCCAACCTCGACGAAGTGCTGGGCGACAACATGGGCGTGACCGGTGCGCGTCTGAAGAACAACGACGGCAGCTTCGACGAAATCACCGTCGACGGCGTGTTCATCGCCATCGGCCACACCCCGAACACCTCGCTGTTCGAAGGCCAGTTGACCCTGAAAGACGGTTATCTGGTGGTGCACGGCGGCCGTGACGGCAACGCTACCGCGACCAGCGTCGAAGGCATCTTCGCCGCCGGTGACGTGGCTGACCACGTTTACCGCCAAGCCATCACCTCGGCCGGCGCCGGCTGCATGGCGGCACTGGACACCGAACGTTACCTGGACGGTCTGCAGAACGCTTCGTTCTAAGATCGCAGGCATAAAAAAACCGGCCAATTGGCCGGTTTTTTTGTGCCCGAGAAACACAGTCACCACAGATCAAATGTGGGAGCGAGCCTGCTCGCGAATGCGGTGTCTCCGTCGACATCAATGTTGAATGTCAGTCCGTATTCGCGAGCAGGCTCGCTCCCACAGGGATTTTGTGTGGATAGAGGAATCAGCGGCGGGTCAGGGGTTGTGTTTCGAACTTCACCCCGGCCAGACCATGCTTGATCAGCGCGCGAATATTGCCGTGATCACTGCCCTCAGGCGTCGCCACTACCGAGCGGTAATGCTCGCCGAACGCCAACAGCGCTTCTTCATCGCTCAGACCTTCCAGCAGCGCCAAGCCCAGGGTCTTGCACGAGCCTTCGTTCTGTCCGGCGGCGTTTTCCACGCCACCGTTGTTGAAGGCTTGCGGCTGGTAGTCGTAACCGGCGGCGATGAACGCCAGGGTGTCGGCGAAAGCGTGTTCGCCGCTCTTGAGGCTGGCGCGCAGGGTGTTCAGATCACTCATGGGTTTTTCCTTTGGCGAACGCCGCTTGCTGGTCGGCGTTGGCTTCTTGCTGATATTGGGCTTTCCACTCGGCGTACGGCATGCCGTAAACCACTTCGCGGGCGTCATCGAGGCTGACCTCGATCTGGCGCTCGTCGGCTTCGGCCTTGTACCACTTCGACAGGCAGTTGCGGCAGAACCCGGCGAGGTTCATCAGGTCGATGTTCTGCACGTCCTTGCGGCTGTCCAGGTGGGCGACCAGCCGGCGGAAAGCGGCGGCTTCGAGTTCGAGGCGTTGTTGATCAGTCATGGGGGTCTCTGCGAGACAGCTTTGAGCGGCAAGCTTCAAGCTGCAAGATTGGATCGGGGTCGGCCGTTAGCTTACCGCTTGCAGCTCGAAGCTTGAAGCTCAGCGGCTAGCCGCGAGCGTGATCGACACCGATTCGGCAAATCGCAGCGCATGCGGCTTGTCGACTTCGACTTCGGCGTACAGCACCGAACCATTACTCATCACCAGATCGAGCAATTCCTGAGTCAGCCGTTCGAGCAGCGCAAAGCGATTGCCCTCGACGTGCGCGATGATCGCTTTGGTGATGGTGCGGTAATTCAGCGCGTGGTCGATGTCGTTGTCACGCACGGCTTCCTGAGCGGCATACAGAATGGTCAGGTTGATCAGCACATCCTGTTTGTTGAGGATTTCGTCCTCGTTGATCCCAATAAAGGTGCGCAAGCGCAGATCCTTGACTCGGATGCGCGCCATTCCCGGTTGAAGTTGTGGCATTTACTTGCTCCGTCCAATCAATTGCAGGAACTCCTGACGGGTGTTGCTCGACTCGCGAAAGGCGCCGAGCATGACCGAGGTGTTCATGGTCGAATTCTGTTTTTCGACACCGCGCATCATCATGCACATGTGTCTGGCCTCGATGACCACCGCGACGCCGGCGGCATCGGTGACTTGTTGCACCGCATCGGCGATTTGCCGGGTGAGGTTTTCCTGAATCTGCAGGCGGCGGGCGAACATGTCCACCAAGCGCGCGATTTTCGACAGGCCCAACACCTTGCCCGTCGGAATATAAGCCACATGGGCCTTGCCGATGAAGGGCAGCAGGTGATGTTCGCACAAAGAGTACAACTCGATGTCGGCGACGATGATCATCTCGTCGCTGTCCGAGGCAAACAGCGCGCCATTGACGATCTCGTCGACGCTCTGCTCATAGCCATGACACAGGTATTGCATGGCCTTGGCCGCTCGTACCGGGGTGTCACGCAGTCCTTCACGGTCAGGGTCTTCACCGAGGCCGATGAGGATTTCGCGGTAGTTCTCGGGCAGTGAACGGGTCATGGAAATCCTCGCGAATCGGCTTATTTGACGTGCCGTCCGCCATTGACGGTCAGGGTCGTACCAGTGACATAAGGGTTGTCGAGCAGATAACGCAGGCTCTGATAGATCACTTCGCTGCCGGGTTCGATGCCCAGCGCGGATTTGGCCAGGGCCTTGGCGCGGTACGCCGCGTCGTCGTCGGGATTGAACAATAGCAGGGCCGGGGCGATGCCGTTGACCTTGATGGCCGGCGCATAGCGGGCGGCGAAGGACAGCGTCAGGTTGTCGAGCCCGGCCTTGGTGGCGCAATAACCGATGTGCTTGCTGCTGCCTTTGCGGGTGACATCGTCGCTGATATGGATGATGTCGGCGGGCGTCGAGCGCCTCAAC from Pseudomonas tensinigenes harbors:
- a CDS encoding glutathione peroxidase, whose translation is MSAFHDLKLTALDGQELPLAPFKGQVVLVVNVASKCGLTPQYAALENLYQQFKGKGFSVLGLPCNQFAGQEPGSEQEIQDFCSLNYGVTFPLSSKLEVNGHDRHQLYRLLAGEGAEFPGDITWNFEKFLLGKDGRVLARFSPRTAPDDPTIVHAIEKALS
- the folE gene encoding GTP cyclohydrolase I FolE; this translates as MTRSLPENYREILIGLGEDPDREGLRDTPVRAAKAMQYLCHGYEQSVDEIVNGALFASDSDEMIIVADIELYSLCEHHLLPFIGKAHVAYIPTGKVLGLSKIARLVDMFARRLQIQENLTRQIADAVQQVTDAAGVAVVIEARHMCMMMRGVEKQNSTMNTSVMLGAFRESSNTRQEFLQLIGRSK
- a CDS encoding HopJ type III effector protein; the protein is MSDLNTLRASLKSGEHAFADTLAFIAAGYDYQPQAFNNGGVENAAGQNEGSCKTLGLALLEGLSDEEALLAFGEHYRSVVATPEGSDHGNIRALIKHGLAGVKFETQPLTRR
- the folX gene encoding dihydroneopterin triphosphate 2'-epimerase, translated to MPQLQPGMARIRVKDLRLRTFIGINEDEILNKQDVLINLTILYAAQEAVRDNDIDHALNYRTITKAIIAHVEGNRFALLERLTQELLDLVMSNGSVLYAEVEVDKPHALRFAESVSITLAASR
- a CDS encoding glycosyltransferase family 4 protein, whose product is MASADTEAMTTALNITLISETFPPEINGVANTLGRLCDGLRARGHQVELVRPRQAGDPQRSEDDALLLCRGWPLPGYPGLQWGQSSMHKLLRRWKRQRPDVLYIATEGPLGLSALRAARRLGISVVSGFHTNFQQYTSQYGLGLLTRMLTHYLRWFHNRSALTLVPSVSQRLELERRHFERLALLSRGVDSQLFHPSKRLNALREQWGLSERDVAVIHVGRLAPEKNLGLLKRSFATLRETYPQRNLKLIVVGDGPQRLALEKELPEAIFCGAQRGEALAAHYASGDVFLFPSLTETFGNVVLEALASGLGVVAYDQAAAAQHIRHGYNGVLAMPGDEQAFCDAAAWLLEEDERLRCVRLNARQHASRQGWPAVIEQFEKHLRGACVGEQVVPNAQTLP
- the cysZ gene encoding sulfate transporter CysZ gives rise to the protein MPAPVLSGPQYLREGLKLVLSPGLRLFVLLPLAINLVLFVGLIYLAGHQFSLWVDTLMPSLPEWLSFLSYILWPLFVVLVALMVFFTFTMLANVIAAPFNGFLAEKVEVVVRGTDDFPAFSWGELIAMVPRTLAREMRKLGYFLPRAIGLFILSFIPVVNIIAAPLWLLFGVWMMAIQYIDYPADNHKLGWNEMLAWLRQKRWQSMSFGGIVYLVLLIPVVNILMMPAAVAGATLFWVRERGAENLVTQR
- a CDS encoding NADH:flavin oxidoreductase, which encodes MPVQALFKPFHLGALELPTRVVMAPMTRSFSPGGVPNSKVIEYYRRRAAAGVGLIITEGTTVGHIASNGYPNVPQFFGDAPLAGWKKVVDAVHAEGGKIVPQLWHVGSVRRIGTEPDASVPAYGPSEKLKDGQVVVHGMTKQDIQDVIAAFAQAAKDAQSIGMDGVEIHGAHGYLIDQFFWEGSNQRTDEYGGSLANRSRFAIELIQAVRAAVGEGFPIIFRFSQWKQQDYTARLVQTPEALGEFLKPLSDAGVDIFHCSTRRFWEPEFDGSELNLAGWTRKLTGKPTITVGSVGLDGEFLQFMVNTDKVAQPASLENLLERLNKEEFDLVAVGRALLVDPDWAQKVREGREQDILPFSREALMTLV
- a CDS encoding DUF1244 domain-containing protein, with product MTDQQRLELEAAAFRRLVAHLDSRKDVQNIDLMNLAGFCRNCLSKWYKAEADERQIEVSLDDAREVVYGMPYAEWKAQYQQEANADQQAAFAKGKTHE
- the trxB gene encoding thioredoxin-disulfide reductase; this encodes MSEVRHSRVIILGSGPAGYSAAVYAARANLKPLLITGMQAGGQLTTTTEVDNWPGDVHGLTGPVLMERMREHAERFETEIVFDHINAVDFASKPYSLTGDSATYTCDALIIATGASARYLGLPSEEAFMGKGVSACATCDGFFYRNKPVAVVGGGNTAVEEALYLANIASTVTLIHRRETFRAEKILIDKLNARVAEGKIILKLNANLDEVLGDNMGVTGARLKNNDGSFDEITVDGVFIAIGHTPNTSLFEGQLTLKDGYLVVHGGRDGNATATSVEGIFAAGDVADHVYRQAITSAGAGCMAALDTERYLDGLQNASF